One Rudaeicoccus suwonensis genomic window carries:
- a CDS encoding glycine C-acetyltransferase, translating into MYANKDALLTELAGIEDAGLTKHERELTSPQSAHLSTSSGEAINFCANNYLGLADHPEVVSAARAALDDWGFGMASVRFICGTQSQHRDLEREIAAFVATDDAILYSSCFDANGGIFEVLFGADDAIISDELNHASLIDGIRLSKARRFRYKNADMTDLRAQLEAAREAGSRHTVVVTDGVFSMDGFYAPLDEICDLAEEFGALVMVDDSHAVGFVGEGGRGTHELKGVMDRVDIVTGTLGKALGGASGGYVAAHQEIVDLLRQRSRPYLFSNAVAPSVVAGSRKALELAANSSDGRAQLTANSTLFRELMTEAGFELLPGSHPITPVMFPGEDGARQAAQIADAMLARGVYVIAFSFPVVPKGKARIRVQLSAAHSEQDVRDCVRAFCEARDEVVGSTSQADPPGRVRPRPS; encoded by the coding sequence ATGTACGCCAACAAGGACGCCCTCCTCACCGAACTCGCGGGCATCGAGGACGCCGGTCTGACCAAGCACGAGCGCGAGCTCACCTCACCGCAGTCGGCGCACCTGAGCACCAGCAGCGGCGAGGCGATCAACTTCTGCGCCAACAACTACCTCGGTCTGGCCGACCACCCGGAGGTCGTCTCCGCCGCGCGTGCGGCGCTGGACGACTGGGGGTTCGGTATGGCGAGCGTCCGGTTCATCTGCGGCACCCAGAGCCAGCACCGTGACCTGGAGCGCGAGATCGCGGCCTTCGTCGCGACCGACGACGCGATCTTGTATTCCTCCTGCTTCGACGCCAACGGCGGCATCTTCGAGGTGCTCTTCGGTGCCGACGACGCGATCATCTCCGACGAACTGAACCACGCCTCACTCATCGACGGCATCCGGTTGTCAAAGGCGCGCCGGTTCCGTTACAAGAATGCGGACATGACCGACCTGCGGGCACAGCTGGAGGCCGCGCGCGAGGCGGGCTCCCGGCATACGGTCGTGGTGACCGACGGGGTGTTCTCGATGGACGGCTTCTACGCGCCGTTGGACGAGATCTGTGATCTGGCAGAGGAATTCGGCGCTCTGGTCATGGTCGACGACTCGCACGCCGTCGGCTTTGTCGGCGAGGGCGGACGTGGCACTCACGAGCTCAAGGGCGTCATGGACCGCGTCGACATCGTCACCGGGACCCTCGGCAAGGCTCTTGGCGGCGCGTCCGGCGGGTATGTCGCGGCGCACCAGGAGATCGTCGACCTGCTGAGGCAGCGCTCGCGCCCTTACCTGTTCTCGAATGCGGTGGCGCCTTCGGTGGTTGCCGGTTCGCGCAAAGCCCTTGAGCTTGCTGCGAATTCAAGTGACGGGCGGGCGCAGCTGACCGCGAACAGCACACTGTTCCGCGAGCTGATGACCGAGGCCGGCTTCGAACTGCTGCCCGGCAGCCACCCGATCACGCCGGTGATGTTCCCCGGTGAGGACGGCGCGCGTCAGGCCGCACAGATCGCCGACGCGATGCTGGCGCGTGGGGTCTACGTGATCGCGTTCTCGTTCCCGGTGGTGCCCAAGGGCAAGGCTCGCATCCGCGTGCAACTGTCCGCGGCGCACAGTGAGCAGGACGTGCGCGACTGTGTACGTGCGTTCTGCGAGGCACGCGACGAGGTCGTCGGTTCCACTTCTCAGGCCGACCCACCCGGGCGAGTCCGGCCTCGCCCGTCCTGA
- the bcp gene encoding thioredoxin-dependent thiol peroxidase codes for MPRLESGDLAPDFTLTSDTGDTVGLSDYSGRRLVIFFYPAAMTPGCTKEACDFRDSLTTLTDAGYAVVGISPDKPEKLAKFVEKESLTYPLLSDPDKQTLEAYGAYGEKKLYGKTVVGVIRSTIVVGTDGKVELAKYNVKATGHVAMLSKALGLV; via the coding sequence ATGCCCCGTCTCGAATCCGGTGACCTCGCACCCGACTTCACCCTCACCTCGGACACCGGTGACACCGTCGGCCTCTCCGACTACTCGGGACGCCGCCTGGTGATCTTCTTCTACCCGGCCGCGATGACCCCCGGGTGCACCAAGGAGGCGTGCGACTTCCGCGATTCGCTGACGACCCTCACCGACGCCGGGTATGCCGTCGTCGGCATCTCCCCCGACAAGCCGGAGAAACTCGCGAAGTTCGTCGAGAAGGAGTCGCTGACCTACCCCCTGCTGTCGGATCCCGACAAGCAGACCCTGGAGGCGTACGGCGCGTATGGCGAGAAGAAGCTGTACGGCAAGACCGTGGTCGGCGTCATACGTTCGACCATCGTCGTCGGCACGGACGGCAAGGTCGAGTTGGCGAAGTACAACGTCAAAGCGACCGGTCACGTGGCGATGCTGTCCAAAGCACTCGGATTGGTATGA
- a CDS encoding GroES family chaperonin, translating into MLHDRVLVSAEGEVAERKSGGGIVIPATASVGKRLSWAEVVAVGQHVRQVQLGDRVLFDPEDRAEVELQSKDYILLRERDLHAVAAQRVDAGNTGLYL; encoded by the coding sequence ATGCTGCACGACCGAGTGCTGGTGTCCGCCGAGGGCGAAGTCGCCGAGCGCAAGTCCGGCGGCGGCATCGTCATCCCTGCCACCGCCTCCGTCGGCAAGCGTTTGTCCTGGGCCGAGGTCGTCGCTGTCGGCCAGCACGTGCGTCAGGTGCAACTCGGTGACCGGGTGCTCTTCGACCCCGAAGACCGCGCCGAGGTCGAGTTGCAGAGCAAGGACTACATCCTGCTGCGCGAACGCGACCTGCACGCGGTCGCCGCGCAACGTGTCGACGCCGGCAACACCGGCCTCTACCTCTGA
- a CDS encoding molybdopterin-dependent oxidoreductase, whose product MVIETATRPVVADPAPPPHRTLLAVVGGLIAGVVTIGVAELLAGLVQRFGWSSGTPSPVLAVGSAFINHTPLWLKEFATSNFGTNDKKVLLGGIAVVLFVASLVIGWISERHYAVALVLFVALVAVAALAVATRPHAGFIDVFPLLIGAVAGLLMLGWWRLQLVVNPAPAQMSSYDRRRVLILGAGGAVAAALGGFAGRALSSGARAVEQARAAFVLPKVAKPVTVPAGASVGVPGVTPFVVPGDQFYRIDTALTVPEVDPHSWSLKVTGMVDHDIEIDWDTLLSKPMIDAMVTLMCVSNEVGGNLNGNAIWTGWPVRELLAQAGPQTGADMVLSTSVDGFTAGTPLSAMTDPNRNAILAVAMNGEALPAEHGFPVRLVVPGLYGYVSATKWLSELKVTTYAKDMGYWTPRGWSAMGPVKISSRIDVPTSGTHVKAGTVAVAGVAWDQHVGVKSVQVQVDGGAWQEARLGTDATIDAWRQWVYEWPATKGSHTIAVRAVSDTGEVQTSVQAPPAPNGSTGLDSITVTVD is encoded by the coding sequence ATGGTGATCGAAACCGCAACACGTCCAGTCGTCGCCGATCCGGCGCCGCCGCCGCACCGCACCCTTCTTGCTGTGGTCGGCGGACTGATCGCCGGAGTCGTGACGATCGGTGTCGCCGAACTTCTTGCCGGTCTCGTGCAACGCTTCGGCTGGAGCAGCGGCACACCTTCACCGGTGCTGGCCGTCGGCTCTGCCTTCATCAATCACACACCGTTGTGGCTGAAGGAGTTCGCGACTTCGAACTTCGGCACCAATGACAAGAAGGTGCTGCTCGGCGGCATCGCTGTGGTGCTCTTCGTCGCGAGCCTGGTGATCGGCTGGATCAGTGAGCGGCACTACGCCGTTGCACTCGTGCTCTTCGTCGCGCTGGTCGCAGTGGCCGCACTGGCGGTCGCCACCCGACCCCATGCCGGTTTCATCGACGTCTTCCCGCTGCTCATCGGAGCGGTGGCAGGTCTGCTCATGCTCGGTTGGTGGCGACTGCAACTCGTCGTCAATCCGGCGCCGGCGCAGATGTCGTCATACGACCGCAGGCGGGTGCTGATCCTCGGAGCGGGCGGCGCTGTTGCCGCGGCGCTCGGCGGCTTTGCCGGGCGGGCGCTCAGCAGTGGTGCGCGCGCGGTCGAACAGGCGCGCGCCGCCTTCGTGCTGCCCAAGGTCGCCAAACCGGTGACCGTGCCCGCCGGGGCCTCCGTCGGGGTACCGGGAGTGACGCCCTTCGTCGTGCCCGGCGATCAGTTCTACCGGATCGACACTGCTCTGACGGTGCCCGAGGTCGACCCGCACAGCTGGTCCCTCAAGGTGACCGGAATGGTCGATCACGACATCGAAATCGACTGGGACACCTTGCTTTCCAAGCCGATGATCGACGCGATGGTCACCCTGATGTGCGTGTCGAACGAGGTCGGCGGCAACCTCAACGGCAACGCCATCTGGACGGGTTGGCCGGTGCGGGAGTTGCTTGCACAAGCCGGACCGCAGACGGGTGCGGACATGGTGCTGTCGACCAGCGTCGACGGCTTCACCGCGGGCACACCGCTGTCGGCGATGACCGACCCGAACCGCAACGCGATCCTGGCCGTCGCGATGAACGGCGAAGCGCTGCCCGCCGAGCACGGCTTCCCGGTGCGCCTGGTGGTGCCAGGGCTCTACGGCTACGTCAGTGCGACCAAGTGGTTGTCCGAGCTGAAGGTCACCACCTACGCCAAGGACATGGGCTACTGGACGCCGCGCGGCTGGTCGGCGATGGGCCCGGTCAAGATCTCCTCGCGCATCGACGTGCCCACCAGCGGCACCCACGTGAAGGCCGGCACGGTCGCCGTCGCCGGTGTCGCCTGGGATCAGCACGTCGGCGTCAAGAGCGTGCAGGTGCAGGTCGACGGAGGCGCCTGGCAGGAGGCCCGTCTCGGCACCGACGCGACGATCGACGCGTGGCGCCAGTGGGTCTACGAATGGCCGGCCACCAAGGGCAGTCACACCATCGCGGTGCGCGCGGTGAGCGACACCGGTGAGGTCCAGACCAGCGTCCAGGCCCCGCCCGCACCCAACGGGTCCACGGGCCTGGACTCGATCACCGTCACCGTCGACTGA
- a CDS encoding DUF2568 domain-containing protein: MRQANLALSFLLELALIASLAFAGDQVAGNSDVLAVVLGVLLPVIAIVIWSRFAAPRASRRLAGLRLLALKFVLFAVAAVLLVVVGELVLGVVLLVLSAINLVGEHVFGVATASDLPSAPRR; encoded by the coding sequence ATGCGGCAGGCGAACCTGGCACTGAGCTTCCTGCTGGAGCTCGCGCTGATCGCGAGCCTGGCGTTTGCCGGCGACCAGGTCGCGGGCAACAGCGACGTGCTCGCGGTGGTGCTTGGTGTGTTGCTGCCGGTGATCGCGATCGTCATCTGGTCGCGGTTCGCCGCCCCGCGCGCTTCGCGTCGACTGGCCGGATTGCGTTTACTGGCACTGAAATTCGTGTTGTTCGCTGTGGCGGCGGTCCTGCTGGTGGTCGTTGGCGAGCTGGTCTTGGGCGTCGTGCTGCTGGTGTTGAGCGCGATCAATCTCGTCGGCGAACACGTCTTCGGCGTCGCGACTGCATCGGATCTGCCGTCGGCGCCTCGGCGTTAG
- a CDS encoding alpha/beta fold hydrolase, whose product MTLIPLADGRSLDIQISGADDGPVVVFHHGTPGSVLPRRAMADVAGELGMRLVTYARAGYGVSTRRPGRSVADIADDVTAILDHLGAERCMTAGWSGGGPHALATGALLPKRVTGVLSIAGVAPYSADGLDFLDGMGEDNLVEFAAATRGEGDLREFIEPMRGELVDATPEGIVAAMDSLLPPIDKAVVTDEVGEEVAASFADGLEHGVDGWVDDDLAFVRPWGFELDDLRVPVFVWQGDADLMVPFAHGQWLAANVPGATKHLRPGEGHLSIGLGATEEMLRELRSTW is encoded by the coding sequence ATGACGCTGATCCCGCTGGCTGACGGCCGTAGTCTCGACATCCAGATATCCGGCGCTGACGACGGCCCGGTCGTGGTGTTCCACCACGGCACGCCCGGTTCGGTGCTGCCGCGTCGCGCGATGGCCGACGTCGCCGGCGAACTCGGGATGCGACTCGTGACCTACGCCCGAGCGGGTTACGGGGTGTCGACCCGCAGGCCGGGGCGATCTGTTGCCGACATCGCCGACGACGTCACCGCGATCCTGGATCACCTGGGAGCCGAGCGCTGTATGACGGCGGGCTGGTCCGGCGGTGGACCGCACGCGCTCGCGACCGGTGCGTTGTTGCCGAAGCGGGTCACGGGTGTGCTCTCGATCGCCGGCGTTGCGCCATACAGCGCGGACGGTTTGGACTTCCTGGACGGGATGGGTGAGGACAACCTGGTGGAGTTCGCCGCTGCCACGAGAGGGGAGGGTGACCTGCGCGAGTTCATCGAGCCGATGCGTGGGGAGCTGGTCGATGCGACCCCGGAAGGCATTGTCGCTGCTATGGATTCGCTGCTGCCGCCCATCGACAAGGCGGTCGTCACCGACGAGGTCGGTGAGGAGGTTGCGGCGAGTTTCGCCGACGGTCTCGAGCACGGCGTCGACGGCTGGGTTGACGACGATCTGGCATTCGTGCGGCCGTGGGGTTTCGAGCTGGACGACCTGCGGGTGCCGGTCTTCGTCTGGCAGGGGGACGCGGACCTGATGGTGCCGTTCGCGCACGGTCAGTGGCTTGCGGCAAACGTCCCGGGTGCGACGAAGCACCTGCGTCCGGGGGAGGGGCACCTGTCGATCGGGCTGGGTGCCACCGAGGAGATGCTGCGGGAGTTGCGCTCCACCTGGTGA
- the rdgB gene encoding RdgB/HAM1 family non-canonical purine NTP pyrophosphatase, which produces MTSLVLATRNAGKLREMQQLVDEVPQLAGVDVVSVGSFADVDDVVETGVTFEENAALKAHAVARATGLPTIADDSGLSVDVLGGSPGVFSARWSGVHGADQANIDLLLAQTGDVPVERLAAHFTCCVVLALPDGMQRVRFGELHGRLTRNQRGANGFGYDPIFELPDGRSLAELTDEQKNAISHRGTALRLLQPDLVDVLKP; this is translated from the coding sequence ATGACGTCGCTGGTGCTCGCGACGCGCAATGCCGGCAAGTTGCGCGAGATGCAGCAGTTGGTCGACGAGGTCCCGCAGTTGGCCGGCGTCGACGTGGTGTCGGTCGGGTCTTTCGCTGACGTCGACGACGTCGTCGAGACGGGCGTGACCTTCGAGGAGAACGCCGCGCTGAAGGCGCACGCGGTGGCGCGCGCCACCGGATTGCCCACCATCGCCGACGACTCCGGTCTGTCGGTGGACGTGCTCGGTGGCAGCCCAGGGGTCTTCTCGGCGCGCTGGTCCGGTGTGCACGGCGCCGACCAGGCGAATATCGACCTGCTGCTGGCGCAGACCGGCGATGTGCCCGTCGAGCGCCTCGCGGCGCACTTCACCTGCTGTGTCGTGCTTGCGCTGCCGGACGGCATGCAGCGGGTCCGGTTCGGTGAGTTGCACGGCCGATTGACCCGAAACCAGCGTGGCGCCAACGGTTTCGGTTACGACCCGATCTTCGAGCTGCCGGACGGCAGGTCGCTGGCCGAACTCACCGATGAACAGAAGAACGCCATCTCGCACAGAGGGACGGCACTGCGGTTGCTGCAGCCCGACCTGGTGGATGTCCTCAAACCGTAA
- the tdh gene encoding L-threonine 3-dehydrogenase, which produces MRALAKTSAGPGLELIDAPEPTVGHGEVKIKVWRAGLCGTDLHLESWDDWAAATVQTPLIIGHEFYGEVVDVADDVTSVRVGQRVSGEGHVVCNECRNCRAGRRQLCIRTSSVGVNRNGAFADYVVIPASNVWIQPDDLDPDVGAVFDPFGNATHTTLSFPIAGEDVLVTGAGPIGVMSAAIAKHVGARHVVVTDVSDYRLELAKAAGADVVVNVARDRISSAQQQLGMREGFDIALEMSGNAAAVSELIDNMNHGGRIAMLGLPAEQFAIDWGRVITHMLAIKGIYGREMYDTWYAMSAMLQSSAALEAAVKSVITHRFPAEQWADAFAAARSGQCGKVVMDWSQN; this is translated from the coding sequence GTGCGTGCACTAGCCAAGACCAGCGCCGGTCCGGGCCTGGAGCTGATCGATGCTCCCGAGCCGACCGTCGGCCACGGAGAAGTCAAGATCAAGGTATGGCGGGCCGGATTGTGCGGCACCGACCTGCATCTGGAGAGTTGGGACGACTGGGCCGCTGCGACGGTGCAGACTCCGCTGATCATCGGCCACGAGTTCTACGGCGAAGTCGTCGATGTCGCCGACGACGTGACCAGTGTGCGGGTGGGCCAGCGTGTCTCCGGCGAAGGCCACGTGGTGTGCAACGAGTGCCGCAACTGCCGCGCCGGCCGACGCCAGCTGTGCATCCGCACCAGCTCGGTCGGGGTCAACCGCAACGGCGCGTTCGCCGACTACGTCGTCATACCTGCTTCCAACGTCTGGATCCAGCCAGACGATCTCGACCCCGACGTCGGTGCGGTCTTCGACCCGTTCGGCAACGCGACGCACACGACGCTGTCATTCCCCATCGCCGGGGAGGACGTGCTGGTGACCGGCGCCGGCCCCATCGGGGTGATGTCGGCTGCCATCGCCAAGCACGTCGGCGCACGTCACGTCGTCGTCACCGACGTGAGCGACTACCGCCTTGAGCTCGCCAAAGCCGCCGGAGCGGACGTCGTGGTCAACGTCGCCCGTGACCGGATCTCCAGCGCCCAGCAGCAGCTGGGGATGAGAGAGGGCTTCGACATCGCTCTGGAGATGTCCGGCAACGCCGCGGCGGTGTCCGAACTCATCGACAACATGAACCACGGCGGCCGCATCGCGATGCTGGGTCTGCCGGCCGAGCAGTTCGCGATCGACTGGGGCCGCGTCATCACGCACATGCTCGCGATCAAGGGCATCTACGGCCGGGAGATGTACGACACGTGGTACGCCATGAGCGCGATGCTGCAGTCGTCTGCCGCGCTCGAAGCAGCCGTGAAGTCGGTCATCACCCACCGCTTCCCGGCCGAACAGTGGGCCGACGCCTTCGCGGCCGCACGGTCCGGTCAGTGCGGCAAGGTCGTCATGGATTGGAGCCAGAACTGA
- a CDS encoding class I SAM-dependent DNA methyltransferase codes for MTAAAAHPGRATRWEQQAHRGYGDRFAQLIADEVDIDGEARLADTLVSRGATILDAGCGMGRVAAAMRARGHAAYGIDLDAALLDQARSTFAQLPVAQVRLDEVSPDSLAAQGFPTAYDLVVCVGNVMVFLADGTEQDVLRRLRSVTASGGRMLVGFDTDGGPKGSRRYPTGEFNRDAEAAGWQVESQFASFDLRPRTSDDGGFVVTILASAG; via the coding sequence ATGACGGCTGCCGCCGCGCACCCCGGGCGGGCGACGCGCTGGGAGCAACAAGCACACCGCGGGTATGGCGATCGCTTCGCGCAGCTGATCGCTGACGAGGTCGACATCGACGGTGAGGCTAGGCTCGCGGACACGCTCGTATCGCGTGGCGCGACCATCCTGGATGCCGGCTGTGGCATGGGCCGGGTTGCCGCCGCGATGCGGGCGCGGGGCCATGCGGCATACGGCATCGACCTCGATGCGGCCCTGCTCGACCAGGCGCGAAGCACCTTCGCCCAGTTGCCTGTTGCGCAGGTGCGACTGGATGAGGTTTCGCCGGATTCGCTTGCTGCACAGGGGTTTCCGACGGCATATGATCTCGTCGTCTGCGTCGGGAACGTGATGGTCTTCCTGGCTGACGGCACCGAGCAGGACGTGCTGCGACGGTTGCGGTCGGTGACGGCGTCCGGCGGACGGATGCTGGTCGGCTTCGACACCGACGGCGGGCCGAAGGGCTCACGGAGATACCCGACCGGCGAGTTCAACCGTGACGCGGAGGCAGCCGGGTGGCAGGTGGAGTCACAGTTCGCGAGTTTCGACCTGCGTCCGCGCACATCTGACGACGGCGGCTTCGTCGTGACGATCCTGGCTTCAGCCGGCTGA
- a CDS encoding DUF3618 domain-containing protein, which translates to MADKAATKRSARSAKEIEADLAATRERLASTVDELAFRAQPKELAKRSVEDVKLKANDLTHTPDGQLNTEKLGKVLGGVSVTLLALGLLRRARG; encoded by the coding sequence ATGGCTGACAAGGCCGCAACGAAGCGTTCAGCCCGCTCCGCCAAGGAGATCGAGGCCGACCTCGCAGCCACCCGCGAACGACTGGCCAGCACCGTCGACGAACTCGCATTCCGTGCGCAGCCCAAAGAGCTGGCCAAGCGGTCCGTGGAGGACGTCAAACTCAAGGCCAACGACCTCACGCACACCCCCGACGGTCAGTTGAACACCGAAAAGCTCGGCAAGGTGCTCGGCGGAGTGTCCGTCACGCTGCTGGCGCTCGGCTTGCTGCGTCGCGCACGTGGCTGA
- a CDS encoding SPFH domain-containing protein, protein MGLMDKIRGELVDIIEWVDDSHTALAWRFPRYNNEIKNGAKLIVREGQEAVFVHNGQLADRFGPGMYELTTENLPIISTLQGWQYGFNSPFRSEVYFINTRPVTDFRWGTANPITVRDPDFKMVQVRANGLCVVRVVDPAIFLRQVIGTDSQVQVEEIGELLRRVITLALADMVMQTGLGVIDLQGKQVELADKLRDFVAARVDDEYGLGIDSITMNISLPDEITQAMTRGVAKGVEASGFTSNMGDMQRYQQAMAAQAMVDAAGNPGGGAMGQMMGAGMGAAMGAAMAGQAAGSLAGAPAGTPPPLPGGKTFHVAVNGQQQGPYTLDQLRSAGLTPTTMVWSAGMADWAAASSVPELGALFQAPPPLPPQAPPAPPAAP, encoded by the coding sequence ATGGGGTTGATGGACAAGATCCGCGGCGAACTCGTCGACATCATCGAGTGGGTCGACGACTCGCACACCGCGCTGGCGTGGCGCTTCCCGCGCTACAACAACGAGATCAAGAACGGCGCCAAGCTCATCGTGCGCGAGGGGCAGGAGGCGGTGTTCGTCCACAACGGCCAGCTCGCCGACCGCTTCGGCCCGGGCATGTATGAGCTCACCACCGAGAACCTGCCGATCATCTCGACGCTGCAGGGCTGGCAGTACGGCTTCAACTCGCCGTTCCGCAGCGAGGTCTACTTCATCAACACCCGCCCGGTGACCGACTTCCGTTGGGGCACAGCCAATCCGATCACGGTGCGGGACCCCGACTTCAAGATGGTGCAGGTGCGCGCCAACGGTCTGTGCGTCGTGCGTGTGGTCGACCCGGCGATCTTCCTGCGCCAGGTGATCGGCACCGACAGCCAGGTGCAGGTGGAGGAGATCGGCGAACTGCTGCGCCGCGTCATCACCCTCGCGCTGGCCGACATGGTCATGCAGACCGGCCTCGGTGTCATCGATCTGCAGGGCAAGCAGGTCGAACTCGCCGACAAGCTGCGCGATTTCGTCGCCGCACGAGTCGACGACGAGTACGGCCTGGGTATCGACTCGATCACCATGAACATCTCGCTGCCCGACGAGATCACCCAGGCAATGACCCGCGGTGTCGCCAAGGGCGTCGAGGCGTCCGGCTTCACGAGCAACATGGGCGACATGCAGCGCTATCAGCAGGCGATGGCTGCACAGGCGATGGTCGATGCGGCCGGCAATCCCGGCGGGGGCGCCATGGGTCAGATGATGGGCGCCGGCATGGGAGCTGCGATGGGTGCGGCGATGGCCGGGCAGGCCGCCGGGTCGCTCGCCGGCGCACCTGCCGGGACTCCCCCGCCGTTGCCGGGTGGCAAAACCTTCCACGTCGCCGTCAACGGCCAGCAGCAGGGCCCCTACACCCTCGACCAGTTGCGTTCCGCCGGGCTGACACCCACCACGATGGTGTGGAGTGCGGGCATGGCCGACTGGGCAGCAGCGTCGAGCGTTCCGGAGCTCGGGGCGTTGTTCCAGGCGCCTCCGCCGCTGCCACCGCAGGCACCGCCGGCCCCGCCCGCCGCACCCTGA
- the rph gene encoding ribonuclease PH gives MTTDATRHDGRAPDQLRDIRITRNWLDHAEGSVLVEFGKTRVLVAASFTEGVPRWLKGKGTGWVTAEYEMLPRATNTRSDRESRKGKVGGRTHEISRLIGRSLRAVIDTKALGENTIVVDCDVLQADGGTRTASITGAYVALADAVADARAKGLIAKKAEPLTGSIAAVSVGIVAGQPVLDLDYPEDSTAETDMNVVMTGAGGFVEVQGTAEGAPFDRSELDALLGLAAKGIADLTALQQQALDAPARDRQV, from the coding sequence ATGACGACAGACGCCACGCGCCACGACGGCCGCGCACCCGACCAGCTTCGCGACATACGCATCACCCGCAACTGGCTGGACCACGCCGAAGGCAGCGTGCTGGTCGAATTCGGCAAGACCCGTGTGCTGGTGGCGGCGTCGTTCACCGAGGGTGTGCCGCGCTGGCTGAAGGGCAAGGGCACCGGTTGGGTCACCGCGGAATACGAGATGCTCCCGCGTGCCACCAACACCCGCTCCGATCGCGAGTCCCGCAAGGGCAAGGTCGGCGGCCGCACCCACGAGATCTCCCGGCTGATCGGCCGTAGCCTTCGCGCTGTCATCGACACCAAGGCGCTTGGCGAGAACACCATCGTCGTCGACTGCGACGTGCTGCAGGCTGACGGTGGCACCCGCACGGCATCCATCACGGGCGCGTATGTCGCGCTTGCCGACGCTGTGGCCGACGCTCGCGCCAAGGGCCTGATCGCCAAGAAGGCCGAGCCGTTGACCGGTTCGATCGCCGCTGTGAGCGTTGGCATCGTCGCCGGGCAGCCGGTGCTCGACCTGGACTACCCGGAGGACTCCACGGCCGAAACCGACATGAATGTCGTCATGACCGGCGCCGGCGGCTTCGTGGAGGTGCAGGGCACCGCCGAGGGCGCGCCCTTCGACCGCAGTGAGCTGGACGCACTGCTGGGTCTGGCCGCCAAGGGCATCGCCGATCTCACCGCGCTGCAGCAGCAGGCGCTGGATGCCCCGGCCCGAGACCGTCAGGTATGA
- a CDS encoding glutathione peroxidase, which produces MTQLQDFSAELLDGSPQSLDAYDGKVVLVVNTASQCGFTPQYKELEQLWETYRDQGLVVLGFPCNQFGGQEPGTSEEIGSFCERNYGVTFPIFAKVDVNGDDAHPLFAWLRSQAKGALGSSRIKWNFTKFLVGRDGAVIDRFGSTTKPAKLAAPIEKALAG; this is translated from the coding sequence GTGACCCAGCTGCAGGATTTCTCCGCCGAACTGCTCGACGGCAGCCCCCAATCGCTCGACGCGTATGACGGCAAGGTGGTGCTCGTCGTCAACACCGCGTCGCAGTGCGGATTCACCCCGCAGTACAAGGAACTCGAGCAGTTGTGGGAGACCTACCGCGACCAGGGGCTGGTGGTGCTGGGGTTCCCTTGCAACCAGTTCGGCGGGCAGGAGCCTGGCACGTCCGAGGAGATCGGGTCGTTCTGCGAGCGCAACTACGGGGTGACCTTCCCGATCTTCGCCAAGGTCGACGTCAACGGCGACGACGCGCACCCGCTTTTCGCCTGGCTGCGCTCGCAGGCCAAGGGCGCCCTTGGCAGCAGCCGCATCAAGTGGAACTTCACCAAGTTCCTCGTCGGCCGCGACGGGGCTGTGATCGACCGGTTTGGATCGACGACCAAGCCGGCCAAGCTGGCGGCGCCGATCGAGAAGGCGCTCGCCGGTTGA